A DNA window from Altererythrobacter sp. B11 contains the following coding sequences:
- a CDS encoding DEAD/DEAH box helicase, protein MTFEQLGLSQSVLQALSLKGYETPSPIQQQAIPYVLEGRDLLGIAQTGTGKTAAFMLPSIDRLVAADKRPQRRCCRMLVLAPTRELAGQIAQSAQDYARFAHLKIATVFGGTSVNRNRQDLARGVDILIATPGRLVDLTDQGALDLGQVEVLVLDEADQMLDLGFIHALRQIVRMIPKQRQTLFFSATMPKAIKDLASQYLTDPAQVSVAPAATTAERVEQYVCFVNQAEKQALLGIVLRDGFKAGEMDRVLVFTRTKHGADRVVRKLAQGGMRANAIHGNKSQPQRERALGEFREGQVRVLVATDIAARGIDITGVSHVINFELPNVPEQYVHRIGRTARAGREGVAISFCATDERDYLRDIQKLTRVTLDKVELPENFRAEVEMVAARTPQAERAREEERDARPPRQGGGNRRPRRTAEAKPRGGSGSGASGRPAGNSGNASRPGGNRRRRRSGGGSAPRA, encoded by the coding sequence ATGACATTCGAACAACTCGGCCTGTCGCAGTCCGTACTCCAGGCACTTTCCCTCAAGGGCTATGAAACGCCGTCGCCGATCCAGCAGCAGGCGATCCCCTATGTGCTCGAAGGGCGCGACCTGCTGGGCATCGCGCAGACCGGCACGGGCAAGACGGCGGCCTTCATGCTGCCCTCGATCGACCGGCTGGTCGCCGCGGACAAGCGCCCGCAGCGGCGTTGCTGCCGCATGCTGGTGCTGGCGCCCACGCGCGAGCTGGCTGGCCAGATCGCCCAGAGCGCGCAGGATTATGCCCGCTTCGCTCATCTGAAGATCGCCACCGTGTTCGGCGGCACTTCGGTCAACCGCAACCGGCAGGATCTGGCGCGCGGCGTCGATATCCTCATCGCCACGCCGGGCCGGCTGGTGGACCTGACCGATCAGGGCGCGCTCGATCTCGGCCAGGTGGAAGTGCTGGTGCTGGACGAGGCGGACCAGATGCTGGACCTCGGCTTCATCCATGCACTGCGCCAGATCGTGCGGATGATCCCGAAGCAGCGGCAGACGCTGTTCTTCTCCGCCACCATGCCCAAGGCGATCAAGGATCTGGCGAGCCAGTATCTCACCGATCCGGCGCAGGTTTCGGTCGCGCCCGCGGCCACCACGGCGGAGCGGGTCGAGCAATATGTGTGCTTCGTCAACCAGGCGGAAAAGCAGGCGCTGCTGGGCATCGTGCTGCGCGACGGCTTCAAGGCCGGCGAGATGGACCGCGTGCTGGTGTTCACCCGCACCAAGCATGGCGCCGACCGCGTGGTGCGCAAGCTGGCGCAGGGCGGCATGCGCGCCAATGCGATCCACGGCAACAAGAGCCAGCCGCAGCGCGAACGCGCGCTGGGCGAGTTCCGCGAGGGGCAGGTGCGCGTGCTGGTGGCGACTGACATCGCCGCGCGCGGCATCGACATCACCGGGGTGAGCCATGTGATCAATTTCGAGCTGCCCAATGTGCCCGAGCAATATGTCCACCGCATCGGCCGCACCGCGCGCGCCGGGCGCGAGGGGGTGGCGATTTCCTTCTGCGCGACGGACGAGCGGGATTATCTGCGCGACATCCAGAAGCTCACCCGCGTGACGCTGGACAAGGTCGAGCTGCCGGAGAACTTCCGCGCCGAAGTGGAAATGGTCGCCGCGCGCACCCCGCAGGCCGAGCGTGCCCGCGAGGAAGAGCGCGATGCGCGCCCGCCGCGCCAGGGCGGCGGCAATCGCCGTCCGCGCCGCACCGCCGAAGCCAAGCCGCGTGGCGGCAGCGGCAGTGGCGCCTCGGGCCGTCCGGCAGGCAATTCCGGCAATGCGAGCCGCCCCGGCGGCAACCGCCGGCGGCGCCGTTCGGGCGGGGGTTCCGCCCCCCGCGCGTAA
- the gor gene encoding glutathione-disulfide reductase — MADYDYDLFTIGAGSGGVRASRVAAAHGAKVAVAEEYRVGGTCVIRGCVPKKMLVYGAHFAEDVQDARNFGWTMETCRFDWKVLRDNVLKDVDRLNGLYTQTLENHGVEIIPQRATVSGPNEVTLGDGRKVTARHILIAVGARPLIPECKGHELGITSNEVFHLDELPRRILIAGGGYIANEFAGIFNEFGTHVTIINRSDTLLRGYDQSLRDRLLQISVMKGIDFRFNASFRGIEKTEDGCLRVSMTNHDDLEVDCVLFATGRIPNTEGLGLEAAGVTLGERGAIAVDDYGTTNVPSIHAVGDVTDRVQLTPVAIREGQAFADTLFGDKPTKVSHDCIPSAVFSHPPIAAVGLTESEARNKFGTIKIYQSDFRPMKNVLAGRNERSLYKMVCNAADGRILGIHMIGPDSPEIMQAAAVAVKVGLTKDDFDATVAIHPTMAEELVLLK; from the coding sequence ATGGCCGATTACGACTATGACCTCTTTACCATCGGTGCGGGTTCCGGCGGCGTGCGCGCCAGCCGAGTGGCCGCCGCCCATGGCGCGAAGGTGGCCGTGGCGGAGGAATACCGCGTCGGCGGCACCTGCGTGATCCGTGGCTGCGTGCCCAAGAAGATGCTCGTCTACGGCGCCCATTTCGCCGAGGATGTGCAGGATGCGCGCAATTTCGGCTGGACGATGGAAACCTGCCGCTTCGACTGGAAGGTGCTGCGCGACAATGTGCTGAAGGATGTGGATCGGCTCAACGGCCTCTACACCCAGACGCTGGAAAACCATGGGGTGGAGATCATCCCCCAGCGCGCCACCGTGTCCGGCCCCAATGAAGTGACGCTGGGCGATGGGCGCAAGGTCACCGCGCGGCATATCCTGATCGCCGTGGGCGCCCGCCCGCTGATCCCCGAATGCAAGGGGCACGAGCTGGGCATCACCTCCAACGAGGTGTTCCATCTCGACGAACTGCCGCGCCGCATCCTGATTGCCGGCGGCGGCTATATCGCCAATGAATTCGCCGGCATCTTCAACGAATTCGGCACGCATGTGACGATCATCAACCGGTCGGACACGCTGCTGCGCGGCTATGACCAGAGCCTGCGCGACCGTTTGCTGCAGATCTCCGTGATGAAGGGCATCGATTTCCGCTTCAACGCCAGCTTCCGCGGCATCGAGAAGACCGAGGATGGCTGCCTGCGCGTGTCCATGACCAATCATGACGATCTGGAAGTGGATTGCGTGCTGTTCGCCACCGGCCGCATTCCCAACACCGAAGGGCTGGGGCTGGAAGCGGCCGGGGTCACGCTGGGCGAGCGCGGCGCCATCGCGGTGGATGACTATGGCACCACCAATGTGCCCAGCATCCATGCCGTGGGCGACGTGACCGACCGAGTGCAGCTGACGCCGGTGGCGATCCGCGAAGGGCAGGCCTTCGCCGATACGCTGTTCGGCGACAAGCCGACGAAGGTCAGCCATGATTGCATCCCCAGCGCCGTGTTCAGCCATCCACCGATCGCCGCCGTGGGCCTGACCGAGAGCGAGGCGCGCAACAAGTTCGGCACGATCAAGATCTATCAGTCGGACTTCCGCCCGATGAAGAACGTGCTGGCCGGCCGGAACGAACGCAGCCTTTACAAGATGGTGTGCAACGCCGCCGATGGCCGCATCCTCGGCATTCACATGATCGGGCCCGATTCGCCGGAGATCATGCAGGCGGCGGCCGTGGCGGTGAAGGTCGGCCTCACCAAGGACGATTTCGACGCCACCGTGGCGATTCACCCGACCATGGCGGAAGAGCTGGTGCTGCTGAAATAG